The bacterium genome includes a region encoding these proteins:
- a CDS encoding ABC transporter permease: MFGTERRKAIRQALGGDRLVAASAGFLLAVVVLAVAGPFAIRYAYDAQDLDALFRGPGAAHWFGTDQFGRDSFTRIVYGARVSLSVGFAAVACESLLGMTWGTVAGYYGGAWDNALMRVVDLLIGFPTILLAILVTGIFGPSLTNIVIALVLTAWPGTARTIRSEVVAIRERDYVDGARALGATTPRILARHLVPNVVHLLIVRATLDVSTLVLAEATLSFIGIGVQPPHPSWGQMIYESFQYLDGHPLLLVFPAAALSITVIAFNVVGEFLSRVLDPRYAGRH; the protein is encoded by the coding sequence GTGTTCGGTACTGAGCGCCGGAAGGCGATCCGGCAGGCGCTCGGCGGGGACCGCCTCGTCGCCGCGAGCGCCGGCTTCCTGCTCGCGGTGGTCGTGCTGGCGGTGGCGGGGCCGTTTGCCATCCGCTACGCCTACGACGCGCAGGACCTCGACGCGCTGTTCCGCGGGCCCGGCGCCGCGCACTGGTTCGGCACGGACCAGTTCGGCCGCGATTCGTTCACCCGCATCGTGTACGGGGCGCGCGTCTCGCTGTCGGTCGGCTTCGCGGCGGTGGCGTGCGAGTCGCTGCTCGGTATGACCTGGGGCACCGTCGCCGGATACTACGGCGGCGCCTGGGACAACGCGCTCATGCGCGTCGTGGATCTCCTGATCGGCTTTCCGACCATTCTCCTCGCGATCCTGGTCACCGGCATCTTCGGCCCGAGCCTCACGAACATCGTGATCGCGCTGGTGCTGACGGCGTGGCCGGGGACCGCCCGTACGATCCGCAGCGAAGTGGTCGCGATCCGCGAGCGGGACTACGTGGACGGCGCCCGCGCGCTCGGCGCGACGACGCCCCGCATCCTCGCCCGCCATCTCGTGCCGAACGTCGTGCACCTCTTGATCGTTCGCGCGACGCTCGACGTCAGCACCCTCGTGCTCGCGGAAGCCACGCTGAGCTTCATCGGCATCGGTGTCCAGCCGCCGCATCCGAGCTGGGGCCAGATGATCTACGAGAGCTTCCAGTACCTCGACGGCCATCCGCTGCTGCTCGTCTTTCCCGCCGCGGCGCTGTCGATCACGGTCATCGCGTTCAACGTCGTCGGCGAGTTCCTGTCGCGCGTCCTGGATCCGCGCTACGCCGGCCGCCACTGA
- a CDS encoding ABC transporter permease has protein sequence MVRYVLYRLAMAVPLFLGAALLIFVAGHLAPGDPVQSLLGDRYTPATAAVLRHQLGLDRPFAAQFVDYLGQLATFRFGTSYVNPGLRVGDLLRTALPISLRLATLAVAAAAVVGTVLGVVAATVPGRPLDRLIQFGVVLGLSVPSFVTAAALVYLFALHFRLLPVAGWGHPSDYVLPVIVLSIAPLAFITRIARSSVGQVLLEDYVRTARSKGLRTPRVLFRHVLRNAALPVVTTIGMAFGTAIVGAFVVEVVFNVPGIARVAVNAIFQRDYTVLQATVLVYTALFSFVNLAVDVSYAYLNPRVRY, from the coding sequence GTGGTCCGCTACGTCCTCTACCGCCTCGCGATGGCCGTGCCGCTGTTCCTCGGCGCGGCGCTGCTGATCTTTGTGGCGGGACACCTCGCGCCGGGCGATCCGGTGCAGTCCCTGCTCGGCGACCGCTACACGCCGGCCACCGCCGCGGTGCTGCGCCACCAGCTCGGCCTCGATCGCCCGTTTGCGGCGCAGTTCGTCGACTATCTCGGGCAGCTCGCCACGTTCCGCTTCGGCACGTCGTACGTGAACCCGGGGCTGCGGGTCGGCGATCTGCTGCGAACCGCGCTGCCGATCAGCCTCCGGCTGGCGACGCTGGCCGTCGCCGCGGCCGCCGTCGTCGGGACGGTGCTCGGCGTCGTCGCGGCGACGGTGCCGGGCCGGCCGCTCGACCGGCTGATCCAGTTCGGCGTGGTGCTGGGCCTCTCGGTGCCGAGTTTCGTCACCGCCGCGGCGCTCGTGTATCTGTTCGCGCTGCATTTTCGCCTCTTGCCCGTCGCCGGGTGGGGCCACCCGAGCGACTACGTGCTGCCGGTCATAGTCCTCTCGATCGCGCCGCTCGCCTTCATCACCCGCATCGCGCGGTCGAGCGTCGGCCAGGTGCTGCTGGAGGACTACGTCCGCACCGCCCGCAGCAAGGGCCTGCGCACCCCGCGCGTGCTCTTCCGCCACGTGCTGCGGAACGCGGCGCTGCCGGTGGTCACGACCATCGGGATGGCGTTCGGGACGGCGATCGTCGGCGCGTTCGTCGTCGAGGTCGTCTTCAACGTGCCGGGCATCGCCCGGGTCGCCGTCAACGCAATCTTCCAGCGGGACTATACGGTGCTGCAGGCCACCGTGCTCGTCTACACCGCCCTGTTCTCCTTCGTGAACCTCGCGGTGGACGTCTCCTACGCGTATCTCAATCCCCGTGTTCGGTACTGA
- a CDS encoding ABC transporter substrate-binding protein, producing the protein MIRRVMTIGVMVLLAVAAAGPWPAARAQMPQVFRTPLSGEAPTLDPYYAVDSASAPVVFLMYNTLVGLDANGRLLPQAASSWDISPNGLVYTFHLRDNMYFHSGRKATAADWKWSFERMGSPALKSPVGSVVVSGIQGYDAFQSGADGIAGITAVNPTTLRFVLNPAHRGGFLNRLAYYAAVVMDKDVVARGQGWYTTQDAGTGPFILKEWAHNDHFTLAASPRYYAGAPKVAAISIPIVTEARTQLSEYLAGQLDFILVPLGDYQRISTDAKLKQELLVYPRAQILYLGLNPRVYAPFRDRRVRRAFAMAIDKARIARTVFFGFYTPASVFTPPGIPGFYAGYKGLPYDPAGARKLLEEAGVAGKLPPFRIAMNPFGPVAQMEGEPAVAMLKQNLGVDATLERTEFATFITNLNKRTVYQSFLSGWSADYLDYSDYLDILLYSTSPLNRLNYNNPDFDKLVDQANAAPNETDRIALYHKAEALMIEDVGAVPLMFTQFAYLKKPYVKGLRTSPAVNGWLPFDTVSIEK; encoded by the coding sequence GTGATCCGTCGTGTGATGACAATAGGTGTGATGGTGCTGCTTGCCGTGGCGGCCGCGGGGCCGTGGCCGGCGGCGAGGGCGCAGATGCCGCAGGTGTTCCGGACGCCGCTCAGCGGCGAGGCGCCGACATTGGATCCGTATTACGCGGTGGACTCGGCGTCCGCGCCCGTCGTGTTCTTGATGTACAACACGCTCGTGGGGCTCGACGCGAACGGCAGGCTGCTGCCCCAGGCGGCGAGCAGCTGGGACATCTCGCCGAACGGCCTCGTCTACACCTTCCACCTGCGGGACAACATGTACTTCCACAGCGGCCGCAAGGCGACCGCCGCCGACTGGAAGTGGTCGTTCGAGCGGATGGGCAGCCCGGCGCTCAAGTCGCCGGTGGGCTCGGTCGTCGTCTCGGGCATCCAGGGCTACGACGCGTTCCAGAGCGGCGCCGACGGCATCGCCGGCATCACCGCGGTCAACCCGACCACGCTGCGGTTCGTCCTGAATCCGGCCCACCGCGGCGGCTTCCTTAACCGGCTCGCCTACTACGCCGCGGTGGTGATGGACAAGGACGTGGTGGCCCGGGGTCAGGGCTGGTACACGACGCAGGACGCCGGCACGGGGCCCTTTATATTGAAGGAGTGGGCCCACAACGACCATTTCACGCTCGCGGCCAGCCCGCGCTACTACGCCGGGGCCCCCAAGGTCGCCGCGATCAGCATTCCGATCGTGACCGAGGCGCGCACGCAGCTGTCCGAGTATCTCGCCGGGCAACTCGACTTTATCCTGGTGCCGCTCGGCGACTACCAGCGCATCAGTACCGACGCCAAGCTCAAGCAGGAACTACTCGTGTACCCCCGCGCGCAGATCCTCTATCTGGGGCTCAATCCGCGCGTCTACGCGCCCTTCAGGGATCGCCGCGTCCGCCGCGCGTTCGCGATGGCGATCGACAAGGCGCGGATCGCCCGGACGGTGTTCTTCGGATTCTACACGCCGGCGAGCGTGTTCACCCCGCCGGGGATTCCGGGGTTCTACGCCGGCTACAAGGGCCTGCCGTACGACCCCGCGGGCGCGCGTAAGCTGCTCGAGGAGGCGGGCGTGGCCGGCAAACTGCCGCCGTTCCGCATCGCGATGAACCCGTTCGGCCCCGTCGCCCAAATGGAGGGCGAGCCGGCCGTCGCCATGCTGAAGCAGAATCTCGGGGTCGACGCCACGCTCGAGCGGACGGAGTTTGCGACGTTCATCACCAACTTGAACAAGCGGACCGTGTACCAGTCGTTCCTGAGCGGCTGGTCCGCGGACTACCTCGACTACAGCGACTACCTGGATATCTTGCTGTACAGCACCTCGCCGCTCAACCGGCTGAACTACAACAATCCGGACTTCGACAAACTGGTCGACCAGGCCAACGCGGCGCCCAACGAAACCGACCGCATCGCGCTGTATCACAAGGCGGAGGCGCTGATGATCGAGGACGTCGGGGCCGTACCGCTCATGTTCACGCAGTTTGCGTACTTGAAGAAGCCCTACGTGAAGGGGCTCCGTACGTCGCCCGCGGTGAACGGCTGGCTGCCGTTTGACACCGTCTCGATCGAGAAGTAG
- a CDS encoding alpha/beta fold hydrolase, with the protein MVTGSHPGERLLFPSAGRDLIAYRYLPAPGAGGGGRGGPVPAVVLNHGSGLEQDSKPGVARVLTDAGYAVFVPFRRGYAGSPGPSRLEEVPAPAGAPGHDEQVCARLLAESDDVLAALRFVRAMPGADPDRVGVMGSSYGGINSLLAAARDERVRACVSFAAAAMSWGPVPGLRPFLLTHADAIRCPLLLLQAENDFDVTPSAALAARRRAADGVCERHLFPPFGASPMEAHQIWVHAPQLWVPVVLPFLARYV; encoded by the coding sequence GTGGTAACCGGAAGCCATCCCGGCGAGCGCCTCCTGTTTCCGAGCGCCGGCCGCGATCTCATCGCGTACCGCTACCTCCCGGCGCCGGGGGCCGGCGGCGGGGGCCGCGGCGGTCCCGTGCCCGCGGTCGTTCTGAACCACGGCAGCGGCCTCGAGCAGGACAGTAAGCCGGGCGTGGCACGCGTGCTGACCGACGCCGGCTACGCGGTGTTCGTCCCGTTCCGGCGCGGGTATGCCGGGTCGCCCGGCCCCTCGCGGCTCGAGGAGGTGCCGGCGCCCGCCGGCGCGCCCGGGCACGACGAGCAGGTCTGCGCCCGCCTTCTGGCTGAGAGCGACGACGTGCTCGCGGCGCTGCGCTTCGTGCGCGCGATGCCCGGGGCGGATCCCGACCGCGTCGGCGTGATGGGCTCCTCGTACGGCGGCATCAACTCGCTGCTCGCGGCGGCGCGCGACGAGCGGGTGAGGGCCTGCGTCTCATTCGCCGCGGCGGCGATGAGTTGGGGTCCGGTGCCGGGACTGCGGCCGTTTCTGCTGACCCACGCCGATGCCATTCGGTGCCCGCTGCTGCTGCTGCAGGCGGAGAACGACTTCGACGTCACGCCGTCCGCAGCACTCGCCGCCCGCCGGCGGGCGGCGGACGGGGTCTGCGAGCGGCATCTCTTTCCGCCGTTCGGGGCCTCGCCGATGGAGGCGCATCAAATTTGGGTGCACGCGCCGCAGTTGTGGGTGCCCGTAGTGCTGCCGTTTCTTGCACGATACGTGTAA
- a CDS encoding Xaa-Pro peptidase family protein, with the protein MPFPQSEYERRITAVQARLKAEGLAALVAYSNGADPGNGRYLVNFETSAGDTVVVIPASGPPMLTTNWLMHGEPMHTMIWTAWLDDVRGAERPGFVRSPETSVAGHAADRIQEAGAAADRIGVAGGPIVPHHVMVALEERLPRATWIPADDLLMEVRAVKSPLEIEAMRRAARISGRMHEEALRALAPGAREFDVASRAHAVAFAEGADALAFESAVATGSRAGLKHCAPSDRVMEPGDMVFLDMAATYHGYCADVSRSTVVGTPSAEQRRFLDTGLEMFEAALAKAGPGVPVQDMIAAARTIAVRTGYEADYMPKGFGHGLGCSLFERPSLRPATTDVLRPGNIFALEPMLIRMNFGTACIEETVLITPTGAEALSGCPLRVW; encoded by the coding sequence ATGCCGTTTCCGCAGTCGGAGTACGAGCGCCGCATCACGGCCGTGCAGGCGCGCCTCAAGGCGGAAGGGCTCGCCGCGCTCGTCGCCTACTCCAACGGCGCCGATCCCGGCAACGGGCGGTATCTCGTGAATTTCGAGACCAGCGCGGGCGACACCGTCGTCGTCATTCCCGCCTCGGGGCCGCCGATGCTGACCACGAACTGGCTGATGCACGGGGAGCCGATGCATACCATGATCTGGACGGCGTGGCTCGACGACGTCCGCGGCGCCGAGCGCCCCGGGTTCGTCCGGAGCCCCGAGACGAGCGTCGCCGGCCATGCGGCCGACCGGATTCAAGAGGCCGGGGCCGCGGCCGACCGGATCGGGGTCGCGGGCGGACCGATCGTGCCGCACCACGTGATGGTCGCGCTCGAGGAGCGTCTGCCCCGCGCCACCTGGATTCCGGCGGACGACCTGCTGATGGAGGTCCGCGCGGTCAAGTCGCCGCTCGAGATCGAAGCGATGCGGCGCGCGGCGCGCATCTCGGGCCGGATGCACGAGGAGGCGCTGCGGGCGCTCGCGCCGGGCGCGCGCGAGTTCGACGTCGCGTCCCGGGCGCACGCGGTCGCGTTCGCCGAGGGCGCGGACGCCCTCGCCTTCGAGAGCGCGGTCGCCACCGGCTCTCGCGCCGGCCTCAAGCACTGCGCCCCGTCGGATCGCGTGATGGAGCCGGGCGACATGGTGTTCCTCGACATGGCCGCGACCTACCACGGGTACTGCGCCGACGTGTCGCGCTCGACGGTCGTCGGCACACCGAGCGCCGAGCAGCGGCGGTTCCTGGATACCGGACTCGAGATGTTCGAGGCGGCGCTCGCGAAGGCCGGTCCCGGCGTGCCGGTGCAGGACATGATCGCGGCCGCGCGGACGATCGCGGTGCGGACCGGCTACGAAGCGGACTACATGCCCAAGGGCTTTGGTCACGGCCTCGGCTGCTCGCTCTTCGAGCGGCCGTCCCTGCGTCCGGCGACGACGGATGTCCTCCGGCCGGGGAACATCTTCGCGCTCGAGCCGATGCTGATCCGGATGAACTTCGGCACGGCCTGCATCGAGGAGACGGTCCTGATCACGCCGACCGGGGCCGAGGCGCTGTCGGGCTGCCCGTTGCGCGTGTGGTAA
- a CDS encoding LLM class flavin-dependent oxidoreductase, which translates to MSAALEFGIQFHLASTVDRYATPDLAALGEAAERGGFSQVWVTDNLGARNPFVVLAALAPRVRIKLGAAVVVQYFRNPVDVADAIATLTELTGGRELGVGLARGSLSKTPQYVRPSDPIAILEETAGMLRHLLAGDGVQFARYPALTSYFNLSPKGEGRLGMRPAGPVRLYGGGNGPRALEVAGRAMDGVIYGGSFLAAARAETIGRSVEIADRAAGRSAPGKTLRKVAEVNVSLSADRAAARRYARPFAATVIGHLHATGWAADDFRRAGVEPEDVGRLVAARRAGAPEDAAAAMVTDGMIDATIIAGDPRACAPRLDAACAAAARLEFHQVMFSKLGPDYGEAIGLLADWLP; encoded by the coding sequence ATGAGCGCGGCGCTCGAGTTCGGTATTCAATTTCACCTCGCCTCGACGGTCGACCGCTACGCAACCCCAGATCTCGCAGCGCTCGGCGAGGCCGCGGAGCGCGGGGGGTTCAGCCAAGTCTGGGTCACCGACAATCTCGGCGCGCGGAACCCGTTTGTCGTCCTCGCGGCCCTGGCGCCGCGCGTGCGGATCAAGCTGGGCGCCGCCGTCGTCGTGCAGTACTTTCGCAATCCGGTCGACGTCGCGGATGCGATCGCGACGTTGACCGAGCTGACCGGCGGGCGCGAGCTCGGCGTCGGGCTCGCGCGCGGCAGCCTCTCGAAGACCCCCCAATACGTCCGGCCGTCCGATCCGATCGCCATCCTGGAAGAAACGGCCGGCATGCTGCGGCATCTACTGGCCGGCGACGGCGTGCAATTTGCCCGATACCCCGCGCTGACATCCTATTTCAACCTCTCGCCCAAGGGCGAAGGACGCTTGGGCATGCGTCCGGCCGGTCCGGTCCGCCTGTACGGCGGGGGCAACGGGCCTCGGGCGCTCGAGGTCGCGGGCCGGGCGATGGACGGCGTGATCTACGGCGGATCGTTCCTCGCAGCGGCGCGCGCCGAGACGATCGGCCGCTCGGTCGAGATCGCGGACCGCGCCGCCGGGCGGAGCGCTCCCGGGAAGACACTGCGAAAGGTCGCGGAGGTAAACGTGTCGCTGTCCGCCGATCGAGCCGCCGCCAGGCGCTATGCCAGGCCGTTCGCAGCCACGGTGATCGGTCACCTGCATGCGACGGGCTGGGCCGCGGATGATTTCCGCCGAGCGGGCGTGGAGCCGGAGGACGTCGGGCGCCTCGTCGCCGCCCGGCGCGCAGGGGCGCCGGAGGACGCCGCGGCCGCGATGGTGACCGACGGCATGATCGACGCGACGATCATCGCGGGCGATCCTCGAGCGTGCGCACCCCGGCTCGACGCGGCCTGCGCCGCGGCGGCCCGGCTGGAGTTTCACCAAGTGATGTTCTCCAAGCTCGGGCCCGACTACGGCGAGGCCATCGGCCTGCTCGCGGACTGGCTGCCGTAA
- a CDS encoding DSD1 family PLP-dependent enzyme, translating to MTLDDVQTPALILNVDALERNLARMASECAAAGIALRPHTKTHKSPWVSAKQIRLGAAGVCTAKLGEAEVMVKAGIPNVHLTTELTPSNMDRALDIAALAEVSVVADAFEMVDLLSAKARDRGLTLTVLADVNVGQNRTGVEPGEPVLQLARRILDAPALRFGGLQGYEGHCQHIRDRAERRGRAFEAYARLAETKALLTDHEIPVPVVTTAGTGTYAAAIEHGTATEVQPGSYTVVDSDYAAVQGLPFEHALFVLTTVVSNQRAGLVIIDAGHKTVSTDAGAPAVKDFPEAKYQAAGDEHGKIAGLPARRTPGDRIWLIPSHCDTTINLYNRYVLVRDDGRCLGTLTIDARGQSA from the coding sequence ATGACCCTCGACGACGTCCAGACGCCCGCGCTGATCCTGAATGTCGATGCGTTGGAGCGCAATCTCGCGCGCATGGCGTCGGAGTGCGCCGCCGCCGGGATCGCGCTGCGGCCGCACACGAAAACACACAAGAGCCCGTGGGTCTCCGCCAAACAGATACGCCTGGGGGCGGCCGGCGTCTGCACCGCCAAGCTGGGCGAGGCGGAGGTCATGGTCAAAGCCGGCATTCCCAACGTTCACCTCACCACGGAATTGACGCCGTCCAACATGGACCGGGCGCTGGACATCGCGGCGCTGGCCGAGGTCAGCGTCGTCGCGGATGCCTTCGAGATGGTCGACCTCCTGTCGGCGAAGGCCCGGGACCGCGGGCTCACGCTGACGGTGCTGGCCGACGTGAACGTGGGCCAGAACCGGACCGGCGTCGAACCGGGTGAACCGGTGCTGCAGCTGGCGCGGCGCATTCTCGACGCGCCGGCGCTGCGCTTCGGCGGACTGCAGGGATACGAAGGGCACTGCCAGCACATCCGGGACCGCGCGGAGCGCCGCGGCCGCGCGTTCGAGGCATACGCGCGTCTGGCCGAGACCAAAGCGCTGCTGACCGACCACGAGATCCCGGTGCCGGTCGTGACGACCGCCGGCACCGGCACGTACGCGGCCGCCATCGAGCACGGGACGGCCACCGAGGTCCAACCGGGCTCCTACACGGTCGTGGACAGCGACTACGCCGCGGTGCAAGGCCTGCCCTTCGAACACGCGCTGTTCGTGCTGACGACCGTGGTCAGCAATCAGCGCGCGGGGCTCGTGATCATCGACGCCGGCCACAAGACGGTCAGCACCGACGCCGGTGCGCCCGCGGTCAAAGACTTTCCGGAAGCCAAGTATCAGGCGGCCGGCGACGAGCACGGCAAGATCGCGGGCCTGCCCGCGCGGCGCACGCCCGGCGACCGGATCTGGCTGATCCCGAGCCACTGCGACACGACGATCAATCTCTACAACCGGTACGTCCTCGTACGGGACGACGGGCGCTGCCTGGGCACACTCACGATCGACGCCCGGGGACAGAGCGCCTGA
- a CDS encoding ABC transporter substrate-binding protein, with the protein MSRFKAGLLLFAALIAAAVAAQPFSGATAQQAGVLRTPLDGQPSSLDPYFAVDVPGASVVMMMYNTLVTFDAGGRLVPAAARNWDISPNGLVYTFHLRPMRFHGGRAVTADDWKWSFDRMSDPALRAPVADFALSSVQGYPERRAGAATVAGIRVLDPMTLQFVVNPARRGGFLHRLAYYAAVVLDRDVVQNGGQGWFAQKDAGTGPFTMREWVTNDHITLAANPVYFLGAPKISRLEMPIVTESTTQFREYQTGQLDLIQVPLAQFPRIKADPALGKELLVFPRVQIVYLGLNERVYAPFKDPRVRRAFAMSVDKDKIVQNVFFGLFTAARTIAPPGIPGFYGEYKGLPYDPAQARALLAQAGVSGKLPPLTVAVNPGGSLYQMTAEPAAAMLKQNLGVDVGLQKTEYATFIRALIAKNVYQAFLTGWTADYLDYSDYMDVLLYSTSPFDRVNYNNPDVDRLIDQANAAPTDAERIAAYHKAEAIAVNDAALVPIFYSRSAMLKKPYVVGLQTAPWAPGYLPPAGVVIQK; encoded by the coding sequence GTGTCTCGATTCAAGGCAGGGCTATTGCTCTTTGCCGCGTTGATCGCGGCGGCGGTCGCCGCGCAGCCGTTCTCCGGCGCGACCGCGCAGCAGGCCGGCGTCCTGCGGACGCCCCTCGACGGCCAGCCGTCGAGCCTCGACCCGTACTTCGCGGTGGACGTGCCGGGGGCGTCGGTCGTCATGATGATGTACAACACCCTGGTGACGTTTGACGCCGGGGGGAGGCTGGTGCCGGCCGCCGCGCGGAACTGGGATATCTCCCCCAACGGGCTCGTCTACACGTTTCATCTGCGGCCGATGCGGTTTCACGGCGGCCGCGCCGTCACGGCGGACGACTGGAAGTGGTCGTTCGACCGGATGAGCGATCCGGCGCTGCGCGCGCCGGTCGCCGACTTCGCGCTGTCCAGCGTGCAGGGCTATCCGGAGCGGCGGGCCGGCGCGGCCACCGTCGCCGGCATCCGCGTCTTGGATCCGATGACGCTGCAGTTCGTCGTCAACCCGGCCCGCCGCGGCGGGTTTCTGCACCGCCTCGCCTACTACGCGGCGGTGGTCCTCGACCGCGACGTCGTGCAGAACGGCGGCCAGGGCTGGTTCGCGCAGAAGGACGCCGGCACGGGCCCCTTTACGATGCGCGAGTGGGTGACGAACGACCACATCACCCTGGCCGCGAACCCCGTCTACTTCCTCGGCGCGCCGAAGATCAGCCGCCTGGAAATGCCGATCGTGACCGAGTCGACGACGCAGTTCCGCGAGTATCAGACCGGGCAGCTCGACCTCATCCAGGTGCCGCTCGCGCAGTTCCCGCGGATCAAAGCGGACCCCGCGCTCGGCAAGGAGCTGCTGGTCTTCCCGCGGGTGCAGATCGTGTATCTCGGGCTCAACGAGCGCGTGTACGCGCCGTTCAAGGACCCCCGGGTCCGCCGCGCCTTCGCGATGTCGGTCGATAAAGACAAGATCGTGCAGAACGTCTTCTTCGGCCTGTTTACGGCCGCCCGCACGATCGCGCCGCCCGGCATCCCCGGCTTCTATGGAGAGTACAAGGGCCTCCCGTACGATCCCGCGCAGGCGCGCGCGCTGCTCGCGCAGGCCGGCGTATCGGGCAAGCTCCCGCCGCTCACCGTCGCCGTGAACCCGGGCGGCTCGCTGTACCAGATGACGGCCGAGCCGGCGGCGGCGATGCTGAAGCAAAATCTGGGGGTCGACGTCGGGCTGCAGAAGACCGAGTACGCGACGTTCATCCGCGCGCTGATCGCGAAGAACGTCTACCAGGCGTTTCTCACCGGCTGGACGGCGGACTATCTCGACTACAGCGATTACATGGACGTCCTGCTCTACAGCACGTCGCCGTTCGACCGGGTCAATTACAACAATCCGGACGTGGACCGGCTGATCGACCAGGCGAATGCGGCGCCGACGGACGCGGAGCGGATCGCGGCCTACCACAAGGCGGAGGCCATCGCCGTCAACGACGCGGCGCTGGTGCCGATTTTCTACAGCCGCAGCGCGATGCTCAAGAAGCCCTACGTCGTCGGACTGCAGACGGCGCCCTGGGCGCCGGGCTATCTCCCGCCGGCCGGCGTCGTCATTCAGAAGTAG
- a CDS encoding Xaa-Pro peptidase family protein, which translates to MPRVPYDMESRKTYRVNLVSDAEYDRRISALRAGMEKAGLDAVCVYGTREAPENVEYLTNFAPVVGSAFAIVHLDGRMALTTDAVMHGEPMHSMIWMCRVPDVRVILRRPVYGGPVDGIAQLAADALGDVKQVGIIGSAGLPHPVHSALMARLPQLQPADTILAEIRRYKSDEEIAKLREAGRIADEAMAAVFGILREGVEETELAGAAVNRMHSLGGTEAFATSIVSGPRAGLKHSHPRRRRLEKGDMVFIDLGASFDGYKSDLSRCTMVGGAAGVGRELLTTGLKLHDAGLAAIRPGVTVDEVAQVLAAVVRGTPYEPYFCPGQYGHCLGVSLFEAPGLFAGNPAELRPRMTMAYEPMVVMENVGTGVVEDTILITPTGVDMLTRYPTVTWD; encoded by the coding sequence ATGCCGCGTGTTCCGTATGACATGGAGTCGCGCAAGACGTATCGCGTCAATCTCGTCAGCGACGCCGAATACGACCGGCGGATCTCGGCGCTGCGCGCCGGGATGGAGAAGGCAGGGCTCGACGCGGTCTGCGTCTACGGCACCCGCGAAGCCCCGGAGAACGTCGAGTATCTGACCAACTTCGCGCCGGTCGTCGGCAGCGCGTTTGCCATCGTGCACCTCGACGGCCGCATGGCCCTGACGACGGACGCCGTGATGCACGGCGAGCCGATGCACTCGATGATCTGGATGTGCCGGGTGCCGGACGTCCGGGTAATTCTACGCCGTCCGGTCTACGGCGGTCCGGTCGACGGCATCGCCCAGCTGGCCGCCGACGCCCTGGGCGATGTCAAGCAGGTCGGCATCATCGGCTCCGCCGGGCTGCCGCATCCGGTGCACAGCGCGCTGATGGCCCGGCTCCCGCAGCTCCAGCCGGCCGACACGATTTTGGCCGAGATCCGCCGCTACAAGAGCGACGAAGAAATCGCCAAGCTGCGCGAGGCCGGGCGGATCGCCGACGAGGCGATGGCCGCGGTGTTCGGCATACTGCGCGAAGGGGTCGAGGAGACCGAATTGGCCGGCGCCGCGGTGAACCGCATGCACAGCCTCGGCGGCACCGAGGCGTTCGCGACGAGCATCGTGTCGGGGCCGCGCGCGGGGCTGAAGCACAGCCACCCGCGCCGGCGCCGCCTCGAGAAGGGCGACATGGTGTTCATCGATCTCGGCGCGTCTTTCGACGGATACAAGTCCGATCTCAGCCGCTGCACGATGGTGGGCGGCGCCGCGGGCGTGGGACGCGAGCTGCTGACGACCGGGCTCAAGCTCCACGACGCGGGCCTCGCGGCCATCCGGCCCGGCGTGACCGTGGACGAGGTCGCGCAGGTGCTGGCGGCGGTCGTGCGCGGGACGCCCTACGAGCCGTACTTCTGCCCCGGGCAGTACGGGCACTGTCTCGGCGTCTCGCTGTTCGAAGCGCCGGGCCTCTTCGCCGGGAACCCGGCGGAGCTGCGCCCCCGGATGACGATGGCCTACGAGCCGATGGTCGTGATGGAGAACGTCGGCACCGGCGTGGTCGAGGATACGATTCTGATCACGCCGACAGGCGTGGACATGCTGACGCGGTATCCGACCGTGACCTGGGACTGA